From the Nostoc sp. PCC 7107 genome, the window ACATCAGGTAAGAAAAACTGGAACTTCAACCATAATCCTTTGTTCCTAGACTTTTTGATTGGGGAAAAAGACTACGAATGTACACCTTGGGGAAGTCCCAGTTATAGTGTTCTTGGTTGGCAAAAACCCTGTTATTTGTTGAACGAAGGGCATTACACCAGTTTTAAAGAATTGCTAGACAAAACAGACTGGAGTAAATACGGCCGCGCCAGTGGTAATCCCCAATGCGCTGATTGTATGGTTCACTGCGGTTACGAACCAACTGCCGCGATGGATGCGATGCAACCGCAAAACATCGCCCGTTCCCTGAGTACGGTGTTTGGTAAGAGTTAGGTTAAGAAGAAAAGGGTGTAAGGTTGTAAGGGTGTAGGGGTTGAAGGTGGGTTGGAACACCTTAACTCTTATACCCTTAAATATTTATTTGCTTCCAAGCATTAATTTTTACTTTTATTGAAATATAAGGAATAGAAAATGGCAGAAGCTAAAAATGTACTCGGCACAGATTTAGAAGTCTGTTGTACTTCACCGATGACTGGTTATTACCGTGATGGTTACTGTAGTACAGGTGGGCAAGATTTGGGGATGCACGTTGTCTGCGCCCAAGTAACAGCAGAATTTTTGGAGTTTACCAAATCACGGGGTAATGATTTGAGTACACCAATGCCACAATATAATTTTCCCGGATTACGGCCTGGCGATCGCTGGTGTTTGTGTGCCGCACGTTGGCAAGAAGCAATGGATGCTGGTGTTGCACCACCTGTAGCTCTGGAAGCCACTCACGCTAGAGCCGTGGAAGCCTGTTCGTTAGTAGATTTAAAAAAATACGCTCTTTCTGCGTCCTAAAACGGCAAGTTTTCGATGAATTATATAGCTGTTATAACTGCGGAATTACTAAATTTTCACCATGCTGTAATTGATTTTGAAATACAGACGTGCATTAAGCACATCTGTATTTTCTGGTTACTTGCTTTTTAGATTTACGACGTAATTAAAAATTTGGGTTAACAAATAAAATACACCACAATCTAAAATCAGTACTATTAAACTGAATCAATCGTACTGAATCAAAGTTATTAACTGGCTTTGACATTTACAGCATTTAATTGCTCAAGCAAGGCAATGACATCGCTGCGGCTGAGTTTTTCTTTACCATTGGCTAGAGCATCAATCGTACCATGTGCCAAAGTTAAGGGAATTTGACAAAAGTTTAAAGCAGGGCCAGTAGGCAAAGCTTTAGTATAAGCATCTGCTAACGCTAAGTTGCGTAGGGCATACTCTTGCATTTCTGTTACTGTCCAACCTTCTGGAAAGAAGTCTACACCACGTCCCATATCTTCAATATGGTTGCGGAGAATGTTCACAGATTGTAAGCCACGACCAAAGCCAATTGCTAGAGTGCGGTTGGTTTGTGTACCATCGTACCAAGTCCATAAATCAGAAAGTAATAATCCAACTGCGCCTGCAACCCCAAAGGTGTAACGATCTAAATCAGACTCTGTTTCAATTTTCCAGTTTCTGTCTGCCCAATAAGCCATCCGATCGGCCATTGCTGCGGTTGCATCCCAAATTCGTGGTGCAATAGTCTCAGGGGCTAATAATGACCATTCCCTGACTCTCAGAGTTACTTCTGCTAAAACATCCTCGTAGCCACTAAATCCTACTGAGAAAGCATCAACTGCAAAGCCATCAACTCCTGCTTGTAATGTCAAACTAATCTTGTGTAACAGTTGTGCCTTTGTAGAATTATCCAGTTCTGGATGATCTTCAATTTCATCAATGGCACGCATACACAAATATGCTGATGCAACGGCTTCTTGCAATCCTGACGGTAAAATACTAATTGGAATATAAAAAGTTCGACTAGTTTCTTTAAGGATTTGCAAGGCATCACCACGTAAATCCATGTTGTCACTCCCCTCTGAGTTTTTACACCACATGCAGTTGAAAGTTGTTTGATGATCCGGGATATACTTTTTACTCAATCTGAAAATCTTGAGATGCGTTAGTATTTCATCTAAAGATTAATAGTCTTTGTATCATAATTAACGAAAAATTCAAACCTATTAAATTCATGTCTAGTATATAGGACTTTGGTTACTGAAATTTGTTCTGTGTGATTTGATATATTGAGCAAGCATAATTTTTTGCTGTAAATATAAACAACTATGCTAAAATTCGGCAAATTATATAATTTAGTTGTTCCGTAGCGATGCGCCAATTGATACGAGCAGATGCCCCCAGTCTGAAGACATCATAGCAATGCTAGATCAGATTTCTGCATTGTAGAAATATTCTAAAAAACAGAATAAAATCTCTCAAAAAATGCGTATGCCTGTAGATGTCAATAAATAGCTGACTGTAAACTGCCGGAAAACTTTAATGTAAAAATTCAGGAGTCAGAAGTCAGAATACAGAATGACTGGTACATCAATGTTTTGCTAGACTGAGATTCTCATAGTTCCAAACTATGAGTCATCAAACTGTGATCACTTGTGATTTCTGTATTCTGTATTCTGTATTCTGAATACTTACACTTTAACTACCGACCAAATAGCTTTGCGAAATGCAATATTGTTACTAGACAAAAAATCTTCAAATCAAATTTAGAAGATGAATCTGACTAGATAGAGGAAAATACTTTCAACGAACTCCCTAACTTCAAGATAATTGGTACTTACAGCATATTTTAAATGATTGAAGTACACGATTTAAATCTCAAAACTAGGTAGATAGCTTGCTCTTATTCAAAAATCAGAGTTATGAATTTTGCTATCAATATTTTTTGAATCTTTTTACGCCAAAACCCCTAATACACTATAGTGTATTAGGGGTTTTGATAATTAAAATCTGAGGTCACTTATTAAAGTGGCACAGAAACTAATGTTTCAGATTGATATGAGATTCCAGCTTGCTTAAACCGATGCAAGGCTTCACCCAAGCGATCGCAATCTGCAATCAAACTAATCCGCACATACCCTTCACCCGCTACCCCAAAAGCGTTACCGGGAGTCACCACAACGCCTGTTTGTTGTAATACATTCAAGGCAAAATCTGTGGAACTATTACCCACAGGGCATTTTACCCAGAGATACATAGTAGCCTTGGTTTTGGGAATGTCCCAACCCAACTCACCTAACCCTTTGATCAAAAAGTCGCGACGGGTGCGGTAACGCTGTTGGACTTCGTGCAAATATACATCTGGCAGTTGCAAAGCCGTCTCAGCAGCTGTTTGCAATGCTGCAAAAATCCCGTAATCCAAATTAGTTTTTAACGTCCGCAAACCTTGGATAATTTGACTGTTGCCGACGACAAAACCTACTCGCCAACCAGCCATGTTGTAAGTTTTAGATAAAGTATGAAACTCCACACTAATTTCTTTTGCACCCGGAATTTCTAACAAACTGGTGGGTTGATAGCCATCAAAAGCTAACTCGGCATAACACAAGTCATGCACCAGCATAATTTCGTATTTACGGGCAAAGGCGACAATTTCCTCAAAAAATTCCCGCGGTGCAGTGGCTGCGGTGGGATTACTGGGATAATTGAAATAAAGAATCTTGGCTTTTTGGGCTACTTCTTCGGGAATTGCGGCTAAATCGATCAACCAGTCGTTCTCTGGTTTGAGAATCAAATTATGGACTTGCGCCCCAGCAATTACAGGCCCACGAAAATGAGCCGGATAAGCCGGAGAAGGCACTAAAACTACATCACCTGGGTTGATATAGGCCATTGCCAAATGTCCTAATCCCTCTTTAGAACCGAGTAGCGGTAAGGCTTCGCTATCGGGATCAAGTACTACACCATAGCGACGATTGTACCAATTGGTGATGGCGCGACGAAAACTAGCAGTACCTTCAAAGGGCGGATAACCGTGATTTGCCGGATTTTGCAAAGCCGCGATCGCGGCTTCTACTACAGGTTGTGGTGTGGGGCCATCTGGGTTCCCCATACCTAAATCAATTAAATCCAGTCCTTGTTCCCGTGCTTTTGCTTTCAGTTCATCTAAACGAGCAAATACATAAGGAGGCAGTTTCTGTATGCGTTCTGCTGGGGCAATCCAATTCAGTGTCATTGATGTACCACTTCTTGATACAGTTGATTTGTGAGTGAAATTTCTCTCAGATATTACAGTTGGTGGCTGTGGATAAATTTGAGAAAATTATGAGTTAGCAAAATCTGACTTTGATAAAAATTTTTGGTCTGGGTAATATATTTGGCAAAAAATCAAGCATAAAATTTCATCCTGCAAGCTGCTGGAAATTATTTACTCCTGAATTTGCTCTTCAATTGCCCTAGCAGCAACCCGATTGCTACATTCTCTACTGTCGGTTGGTGCAGTGGTAGAAACCATTGCGGCCATCAGTTGTTCTATCCCCACCTTGAAAGGTAAGCGATGAATGTCCGAATTAGGTGCGAGAGAAATTTCCGCCGCTGTTTTTAACTCGCTTAATTTGACATTGCCTAAGCCCAAATCATCTAATTTTTGGGGCAAGCCAATCTCTGCGTAAAACTTCAACAACTGTTGGCGTGCAGTGGTGGCTAACTGATTACCCAAAATCATTTCTTCTAAACGTAGTTGCACCAAGATGCCGAATGCAACTTTTTCGCCGTGAATGCTGCTGTGTCCGGCAATGTGAGTTAAGCCGTTGTGTACAGCATGGGCAGCCACAGTGCGACACTGCGCCCCACCCAGTCCGCCAATGACTCCCGCTAATAAAACGGTAGCATCGACAACTTCTTGCCAAACTTCACTGCCTGGTTTTTGTAGCGCAGCGGCTGATTTTTGGAATAAAATATCGCGTAAAACTCTGGCTTGTTGGACTGCGGCAATAATTAAAGTCTGCTGCAAATGTCCACTACTCACAGAAGCTTCGTACCATTTAGCGATCGCATCACCAATCCCGGCGACTAATGTGTGTTGTGGTGCTGTTTGAATCAA encodes:
- a CDS encoding DUF2237 family protein translates to MAEAKNVLGTDLEVCCTSPMTGYYRDGYCSTGGQDLGMHVVCAQVTAEFLEFTKSRGNDLSTPMPQYNFPGLRPGDRWCLCAARWQEAMDAGVAPPVALEATHARAVEACSLVDLKKYALSAS
- a CDS encoding squalene/phytoene synthase family protein; this translates as MDLRGDALQILKETSRTFYIPISILPSGLQEAVASAYLCMRAIDEIEDHPELDNSTKAQLLHKISLTLQAGVDGFAVDAFSVGFSGYEDVLAEVTLRVREWSLLAPETIAPRIWDATAAMADRMAYWADRNWKIETESDLDRYTFGVAGAVGLLLSDLWTWYDGTQTNRTLAIGFGRGLQSVNILRNHIEDMGRGVDFFPEGWTVTEMQEYALRNLALADAYTKALPTGPALNFCQIPLTLAHGTIDALANGKEKLSRSDVIALLEQLNAVNVKAS
- a CDS encoding aspartate aminotransferase, with translation MTLNWIAPAERIQKLPPYVFARLDELKAKAREQGLDLIDLGMGNPDGPTPQPVVEAAIAALQNPANHGYPPFEGTASFRRAITNWYNRRYGVVLDPDSEALPLLGSKEGLGHLAMAYINPGDVVLVPSPAYPAHFRGPVIAGAQVHNLILKPENDWLIDLAAIPEEVAQKAKILYFNYPSNPTAATAPREFFEEIVAFARKYEIMLVHDLCYAELAFDGYQPTSLLEIPGAKEISVEFHTLSKTYNMAGWRVGFVVGNSQIIQGLRTLKTNLDYGIFAALQTAAETALQLPDVYLHEVQQRYRTRRDFLIKGLGELGWDIPKTKATMYLWVKCPVGNSSTDFALNVLQQTGVVVTPGNAFGVAGEGYVRISLIADCDRLGEALHRFKQAGISYQSETLVSVPL
- a CDS encoding iron-containing alcohol dehydrogenase family protein, whose product is MPHQSTTTLSTQTSNSLPALAIAPAKVIRGSGVLPAALAEIALLGSRPLIVAGNQTIALTQDALQPILEQQQLHTAQASYGADCSEASLKSLKKAAKEHKADLIIGVGGGKALDTAKLVAHQLQLPVVTIPTSAATCAAWTALSNVYSETGAFLYDVALSRCPDLLILDYDLIQTAPQHTLVAGIGDAIAKWYEASVSSGHLQQTLIIAAVQQARVLRDILFQKSAAALQKPGSEVWQEVVDATVLLAGVIGGLGGAQCRTVAAHAVHNGLTHIAGHSSIHGEKVAFGILVQLRLEEMILGNQLATTARQQLLKFYAEIGLPQKLDDLGLGNVKLSELKTAAEISLAPNSDIHRLPFKVGIEQLMAAMVSTTAPTDSRECSNRVAARAIEEQIQE